GTTCCGTAAACCTCTGATGTTGATGTGTGTATTACTCTAACATTCCCGTTTTCTTTTGATGCTTGGCAAATGTTTAATGTTCCTTTTACATTTGTATCAACATAGGAATCCGGAGCAACATAAGAATATGGAATGGCAATAAGTGCAGCAAGATGATAAATAACATCTACATCTTTTGTTATTTCTTTGCAGAAGTGAGGGTCTCGAACATCACCCGAAATTACTTCAAGATTTTCATTTTTCGAAATATCTTCTAACCAGCCCCAGGTATTAAATGAATTATATTGAGATAAGGCTTTTACCTTATAACCATTTTTTAAAAGCATTTCGGTAAGGTGCGAACCGATAAAACCGTCAGCACCCGTTACTAATATGTTTTTTGAGAAAATACCCAATTCTAATATTTTATTTTCTTTAGCAAAAAGGTTAATATCTTTTTTGTTGATTCTTCAAGTGTCAACTCGTCTGTATTTACTATAATGTCCGGATGTTGCGGAATTTCAAACGGAGAACTTATACCCGTAAAGTTTTTTAATTCTCCTCTGCGAGCTTTGGCATAGAGACCTTTTGTATCTCTTTGTTCGCAAACTTCAATAGGCGTGCTTACGTAAACTTCTATCAGGTTTTCTTTTCCGATAATACTTTTTGCCATATTCCTGGATTCTTTTGTGGGGCTGATAAAGCAGTTTATGGCGATTACACCGCAATTTAAGAATAACTTTGTTACTTCTGCAATTCTTCGGATGTTTTCAACACGGTCGGTTTCGGTAAATGTTAAATTTTTATTTATTCCTGAACGGATATTATCTCCGTCAAGAATTTGGGTTAAATAACCTCGATTAAACAGTTCTTTTTCTATCGCAGCACCCAAGGTTGTTTTTCCTGAACCCGAGAGCCCGGTAAACCAAAGAACTTTTGCTTTTTGCTTTAAAAGGTGCTCTTTTTGTTCCTTATTTACTATTTGGTTAAATACCGTAAAAATATTATTTTCTTTCTTCATACTTTGTAAACCTGAGAGGATATTTAAACTTAGACCTGCAAAAATAAAAAAAAGTTTGAAACCGGAAAATGCGAGAGTTTTTTATATGCGGAATTTATGAATGACTCCAACCCTGTGCTTCAATTTTAATTTCCGTACCATCGCCGGCAATTAAATAATTCCCTTTTGATTGCTCAGTTATATGCCCGATAATTGTAATATCCGAATTTTTATCAATTTTATCAAAGTCGTTTTGGGAAATCGTAAATAAAAGTTCATAATCTTCGCCTCCGTTCATTGCAAAAACAGTAGCGGCAATTAAAAGTTCGTCTGCAAAAGTTTTTGTCTGATCGGCAACCGGTAATTTTTGGTCATATATTCTGCTTCCGCATTTTGATTGTTCAGAAATATGTAAGATTTCAGAAGATAAACCGTCGGAAATATCAATCATTGACGTAGGTTTTACATTCAAATTGCCTAAAAGTTCAATAATATCCTTTCGTGCTTCAGGCTTTAATTGTCTTTCAAGAATATAATCATGACCTTTCAGTTCCGGTTGAATTTCAGGATTACTTTTAAAAACTTCTTTTTCTCTTTGCAAT
This DNA window, taken from Bacteroidales bacterium, encodes the following:
- the cysC gene encoding adenylyl-sulfate kinase, which encodes MKKENNIFTVFNQIVNKEQKEHLLKQKAKVLWFTGLSGSGKTTLGAAIEKELFNRGYLTQILDGDNIRSGINKNLTFTETDRVENIRRIAEVTKLFLNCGVIAINCFISPTKESRNMAKSIIGKENLIEVYVSTPIEVCEQRDTKGLYAKARRGELKNFTGISSPFEIPQHPDIIVNTDELTLEESTKKILTFLLKKIKY